The genomic segment AAAAACAGCCATGGGAGTGACAGAGATCTTTCTGCCTAGGAATTCTCTGGGCCTTGGGTCCTTTTGTGGAGATTTCTAGATCTGGGGTCTCCAGCTCTGAGGCCTTCTGTGTCGGTCTTAGGCCCCTCCTTGGCAGGTCTCTTCCCAGGCAGTTGGGGTTGGAGGTGCAGAGGACCAGGTTGGTTCTTGAATCCTAGATTCTCCATTTAGACACTAGAGGGCACCCTCTCACCTCCAGcccaggaaacaaaaaaaggggaGACACAGCCACAGGGTCCTGGGGAGGACTTAGAAACCAGCTCTCAGCCTCCTAGCTGAAGACCACATCCTACGTTCAGAAATGCAGGTAAAGGGGGCATTGGGCCCTCTTAGTTGTCTATCCCTGCGTTTCCTTGTACCCCCTCACTGCCATGGCGAAGAAGTCTTTTCTTGGGTCTAGCCTGAAACCTCAAGTGGAAGAGAGGAATTATCAGGGACAACCTGATTGGGAGAGGGACAGGGTCAGGATGAGAGCAGCCCCAGTAAGCCCAGCAAGGCACATATGGGTGGGAGGACGGGCAGGCCCTCACTGTATGACCGCAGCTTACGTGTGTCAAAAAAACTCCCAGGCCTCTCAGGGAGGAACCCACCTAACCCATACTCGTGGAACCCAGGCATCTTGGCCCCGTCAGCTTACCAGGCCCCCTCCTGCCCTTCAGAACTTCAGCCTGgctatcctcctcctcctcttcctcttcctcttcctcctcgtcTTCCTCGTCTTCCTCTCTAGGGTAGCCCAGCTCCCTCAGCTCCCCCAGCTCATCCTCCTCCTCTGAGGCCTGGTTCTCGCTCAGGTTGCTGATGGACTGGAGATGCGACTCGGCAATGCGCTGCACAGCTGGcatgggggaggcaggaaggcaagGGTCAGCCAGACCAAGAAGCAGCCCAAGAAGCTGGAGAGGCATGTGGCCCAGCCTCCAGTCTCCTTCCCATGGCTAACCCCCTCAGGGGTATAGTTCAAAAGCTAAAGGTCCCAGATCAGTTTGCTGGGGGGCCAGACAAGGGCAAAAGCAGCAGGCGTTAGATCCTTGATCATGTGTGACTCCTAAGCTGTCCAAAGATGCAGCCCCCCCACCAAGGCTGGCACTGGGCAGCTCCCCCAAACTATAGGGTGTCAAGCTAGACAAGACCAGGCAGGTACAGCAGCAGCTTAACATTCCGTGGCTAGGGAACTTGTTTCTCCAAGGACCCAGTACTGGAGACAGTGTCCACCAGTTATAGCCCTGGACAGAAGGCATAGGACCCatgggccagggcctgggggatCTGTCCCTTTTAGTTTCTCTCAGAGTGCCCAGACTGCCTAGGGCCCATTGCTTATCCCAATCCTGCACACACCCCCTCCAATTCCGGTCTTGGTCCCCACTCCCTGGCACTGCCCACGTCATAAATGCCACTCCACACATCTCTGCCCCGGGTCCTGGGGTAGGAACAGTTTGGAGACTGAGGATATAATAGTCTACAGCCAGTGAAGCCTGTGCCTGGGGATGTGGAGTGCTCAGACGCAGCCCCCACAATCTTGACCCACATCCCCAAGCTTCCAGCTCCCTCTGTGGTGACCTAGAAAGCAGCAaacaccacccacccccccaacaccaCCAAGGCCTGCTGGGATAGGGCCTAGGAAAGGAACAGTGTGGGCAGCTGAGGAGACGTTTCTAAAAGATGGGAAGGACTGTGTTAGGAGaaaggggccagggctgggggatcctggggcagaggcaggggttgAGGGGAGGCTGTGAGgtgtggctggggcagaggcAGCAGGGAGACCAGGAGCTGGTGGGAGTTTAGAGCACTGGAGTCACTGAACTCACAGCTCACAGAGAAGATGCTGACAAGCTAGGTGCTGGGGTTCTCCAGCTCCTTCTCCGTGGCAGGCAGCCCCTCCCCTTAGAAAGCCCAGAGGGGTAGATCCAGGCTGGAAACCTCCGGTGCAGTGAACAGGGCACGACGCTCCTGCCAACTCGGGACTGGCACAGAGGGTGCATTGTGTGTGCCCACtaccccaccctgccccaagTTCCCAGCCCAGTGCCTCCTGCTGGCTCTGGGCAAGCTACTCAGacaataaaaatgcaataaatcGCCCTGCCCTGGCCTTGGGGACGCAGCAGCACTTCACCTTGAGCCAAGTGTGATAGCTTGGCCTTGGAGAGTACCCTTCAAGCCAAAACTCAGTGTTGTCCACCCTCCCCCGGAGGTCTCTGGCTTCTCCCCCtacaaacacccccccccccaccctgccaggtGCACTCCCTTggccagaaaggggctgaagcCTGCAACACAGTGCCCTCCAGGTACAGAAGGGTCCTCTGAGGGttagggggaagggaggagaggaaggaggtggcTGCTTGAGCAACCACCCTCTCCCCTAGTCGGGGGAGTACAGTTCAGCTCCTGAGCTGCAATGCCGATAGGTGTGCAGTGCCTGTGCCGGCGCCCCAGGAGCCTCCCGCGCACGTGCCTCCCCTTGTGCCTCTCGGGGCTCCCtgagggtcccccccccccccagccctctcAGCTGTCTTCTTCTCTATCTGTCCTCATGTCTGGGACCCTGGACCACCCCCCCAACCCAAGTCTCCCTTTTGAAAGGTCCCCAGCACAGCCCCCAGACTGCCCTGCCTCTCCCAACTCAGACCCTCCTAAGGTGCAGCCCgaaggggcagtgggggtgggacCACATTTCTAGCCATTGCAGGATGCCCAGAAGCACTTGGGCCCTATTCTCCTCACCCCTGCCTTCTTCCCCATGCTCATAACCAAGAATCCAAGGGACGGTTCTTGTCCCTCACGTCCATTcagccctccccagcccagagTTGAAAGGAGAGAGGTCCCGTGTTCTCTCTTGAGAAGATGCCACCACCCCGCATTTCTACTGCAGGGGCTTGGCCTTCCTCCATATCCCTACAGGTGGGAAGTCcttccaggtgctgaacccactgcccacatgctatcccttcctctttctatcctggggggggggggggggggagaaaatgcccttgcccttctctcctctcttcccagcctctcctctctgctcccaacCCTGGCAGGCAGGCTGACAGGTAGGTGACAGGTGTGCCTGTTGACCTTGGCCAGTGCTGGGAACTCATTAAACCCGCCCCAGAGGGAGCTCTCAGCACACCCATCCAGCCATCCGGTCCTCCCTCCAcgggaggagggggctggccaGGCAGGAAGAGCCTCAGGCCTGGAGCtgcagtgggggtgggaaggcaTTCTTTAGCTCAGTTAGGAAGTCTCCACACCTTCTCCTCCAGGTGTATCTCCCCCAGCTTCCCTGCAGATAGCCAAGTCTCCAGGCTGACTCTAGAGGCTCTCTCTGATTTCACACCTCCTCCCCCATGTATGTTTCCTTTCCTCATCCTGGAATGCCCTTCCATGCCTTGCCTGCCTGTTGAATTCCGACTTATCCTTCAAATCCAGGCTTAACCATCCTCTCCTCGGTAGCTCGCCCATGACCCTTGGAGGCCAAAGGCCCCAAGAGGGCAGGAGCCAAATCTTACTCCCCTGATTTTGCCCAATGCTACCAGTGAGGCCTGGCATACACTAGGTGCTCTATAAGTGTGTACTATAAGAATGACTTGTgtttggagcacttgggtggctctgtaggttaagcattcgactttggctccggtcttgatctcactgttcatgagttccagccccgtgtcaggctctgtgccgacagctcagagcctggagcctgcttcggatttcgtatctccctctctctgtccctcccgtgctctctctctctctctcaaaaataaataataaaacatttttaaaaattaaaaaaatagacattaaaaatttttaataaacaaattaagaaaaaagagtgatTTGTGTTTTAATACAGAAAGGAGAAGCAGGACCAAGAAGCATccagtttgctgacctctgcaaATGTTATGCCACTGGGAGAGGGGAGTAAAGGCTGCACCTGAAGAAGGTGCTCGTTGGAGAGCAGGGGACCAAAAGGTGGCCTGGGACACACTTGCAAAGAGGAGGTACAGTACTGAATCACTTTATGTTGATGATACTTGTCATTTTAGGCCAGCTATCTCTTTTCTTTCAATCCCACCACCTTATTTTAAGGCCCACAGCCACCTCTTTCAGCCCCTGGGCCCCTTCATTACAAGGCCAAATTAAGAAAGATCTGGTCCCTAAGTAGTGGTTGGGGTACACAAGACAATCCCTCCCCTTTGACAAAAGCTCAACAtttcacctccctcccccagtgtCAGCCCTGCTCCAGGGGCCGAGGGGACAGCCAGACTAACacgcggcggggggggggggggggggggggggggggcggtgaggtgGAACAGTACCTTTCAGCGAGGGGGGTGTGTAGGCACATGGGTTGGGTCTCTTCGATTTGAGGTGATGCCCCTCTCCTGAGGCTCTCTGCCAGGGTAAGCACCAGGTTAAATAGACTCACCGaggccccttccctccacccttcccccatTCCACCCCACCCTTGGCAACCCAGGCCAACTGCCCTAGCCTCTGCGGATGGGTCCAGGCGCCGCTGCCCCTCTGGTCCTGCTAGGACTTAGGCTTTGGAAGGGTCTCCATACGCCATAGCCTGGCTCAAGGTAGAACCCCAGCCCAAGTCTGAGCAGGGGAAAGACAAGGGCAGAGGAGTATGTGCTGGTAGAACCCTGGCACCGGGCACTCTTATCTAGGTGCCAGTTGATACGCTCATGTGTCCTTCAAGTGGCATCCTGTGTTAGCCAAGAATGATCCTGTCCAGCCCACTGCAAAGGGGCCCCCCACATTCCTCCTTCCAGCTGCCCCTAGAAACTCACCTGGTGAGGGGAGGCCTCCTCCTCTGAGGGTGTCCACCAATGAACCAAGGGAAacggagggaaggagagagaagaggggggagaaaagagaagagagaaagagagaattacTTTCCCCAAAGGCTCAATCTCTGGGGAAAGGGAATGTGTGCCCTTTCCTTCTGGGTATTCGGAAGTGCCTGGTCAACAGATAAACCCAAAAGAGTTTGACTCCCAGACCTTACCCACTCTGCCCCATTTTCTGCTCAGTTTCCTACTCATGGGACTTAAGGAAGGGCCCCAAGAAGGCATCAGAGTTAGggtggggccagggctggggcagcagggaaggggcccaCCTGGCGAGGAGTGCTCTGAGAGCCGGAACAGCATGGCAGGGGTTGGTCTCCTGCGCCGGATctaaggagatggagaaagaagtggggggggggggggtgcaggatAGACACCTGCACCCCCCCTCCAAGGCAGCAGAGAACAAACAGTGCTTTGAAATCCCCAGGGAACCTTTGAATCAAAGACTGTCAGAGCTGAAAGGAACTCTATAGCTCATCCAACCCCCTCATTTTACTGAGGTGAAAACCCAGGACTCAAGGAagttcagcacagagctcaaggccacacagctcaccatggcagagaaaggaggagaaaagccCATCACTGACTTCTAGCCCACACCCACCCCACTCCATGGCTCCTCCAGAATGGGCATCTCCCTTTCTACCTTTCCTTATCCAGGAAGCCCATCCTCTCCAGCTTTTGCAGATACCAGACCTCCAGAGCCGAAACTGGCTCTGGAAGATGCCCCATGGGCCACGGCACCCACGTGGCCCTGCCCACTTAAGGTCAGCTCAAGGGCTTCAAAGAAACTGGATCTAGCTGCAGAGGGAGGCTGAGCCAGGGCACTGCAGACACCTGCAACCCCACACTGAGACTCAGGGGTGGGCCTGAGCCCCAGACCCACAGGGTCCTGGAGGTGTCCCTGGAGGCCTGTGTCTGGGTCCCTCTAGCAGTCTCTCTCAGGCTGTAACTCTTGGCCCAGTgctcataaaaaaacaaaaagttgtccTCCTTGGTATGTGAGCCAAGCTAAACAGTGAGGGGGGGGGCGGACACTGGGCACTCCCAGtcactgctccccaccccctcccccccagctctCAATCAGACCAACTGTCAGTTAATTAGGTCCCCTCTGAGCTCCAGGGAAATGCACAAAGAGAACCAGGTGAATTAAGCTGAAACTGCCACCTCCCCCTGCCAAGCTCTCCAAACTGCCCTCCAGACCCAAAGCTGCTTAGGCCCtggacctccccctccccccatgcctcCCCTACCTCCCCCCAAAAAGACTTGGCCCACTCTCACTGCTCTGCTGGGTGCCAGCTGCAGCTCAGCAACAAGTGAACACGCTACTTTGTGGGGGGCGGagcccttttctcctctccctccgtCCACCTCTACCACCTTTGGAGATCTCTGgaccccctccgcccccccccccccccccccgcccgccaaGGCTCTCCAAAGAACTCAGTACTCTGTGAAGAGGTCTGACTCCTGGGACCACCGgtcgcccccacccccatgttgTGGCTCTGTGTAGGGCCTGGCAGGGAAGGAGGTCAGCACAAGGCTCTGGTGGCCGGGCGGGCCCAGGCATACACGGTGGcaccagagaggggcagagcccgGGGCCGCGAGGCGGAGGCCTGTTCTGTACAATGGGTCAGTGCACCGCGTTTCTCACTTCCGACCGGCTCCGGCTGGGGCCAGGGCGCAGCGGTCCCGGCGGGAGCCTAGAGAAGGAGGACACCGAGCAGGGTCCAGAGCACAGTCTCCCCGCCCGCGGCCGCTCCCAACGGTCCTGCCCCGGACGCTCGCCGCCTGAACGGGAAAAAGTTGCCGGAGTCTGCAGCGAACTTCACGCGCTGCCCCGCGCCCCCGCGTGTCCGAGGCGGCCCGAGACTCTAGGTcgcccccacccagccacccccgccccgggccgGGCCGGCCCCGGCAGCGCCCCGCCGCGGGAGGAGCTGCCGGGGGTGGTGCGCGGCCCCCTTACCATCTCCACCTGGCGGGGGTCGAGCTGGCTCGGGGGCGCGGGCACCGAGAACTGGATCTTCTTGCGGTCCTTGGGGTCCATGGCGGGCGGGGTGGCCggcggggccggggtgggggggtggcgcgCGTCTCGGGGTCCCGGGCTGCGGTCCCGGCTCGGCTTCCCGGCGCTGCTCGGGGCGCGGCGGCGACCGCTGGCTGTGCGCGGCGAGGGGGAGGCGAGCGGCTCACGCTCAGATAAAAATACCGCGCGCGGAGAGGGGAGGGCGCGCGAGCGGGAGGGGGTCGCGCCGGCTCGGAGCGCCCCCGGCTCTCGGCTCCCGGCTCTCGCGCT from the Prionailurus viverrinus isolate Anna unplaced genomic scaffold, UM_Priviv_1.0 scaffold_35, whole genome shotgun sequence genome contains:
- the PPP1R1B gene encoding protein phosphatase 1 regulatory subunit 1B isoform X1 gives rise to the protein MDPKDRKKIQFSVPAPPSQLDPRQVEMIRRRRPTPAMLFRLSEHSSPEEEASPHQRASGEGHHLKSKRPNPCAYTPPSLKAVQRIAESHLQSISNLSENQASEEEDELGELRELGYPREEDEEDEEEEEEEEEEEDSQAEVLKGRRGPAGEKITCGQGLEGPWERPPPLDEPQRDGSSKGQVEDLALNESGEEPQRPAHPEPGT
- the PPP1R1B gene encoding protein phosphatase 1 regulatory subunit 1B isoform X2, giving the protein MLFRLSEHSSPEEEASPHQRASGEGHHLKSKRPNPCAYTPPSLKAVQRIAESHLQSISNLSENQASEEEDELGELRELGYPREEDEEDEEEEEEEEEEEDSQAEVLKGRRGPAGEKITCGQGLEGPWERPPPLDEPQRDGSSKGQVEDLALNESGEEPQRPAHPEPGT